One genomic segment of Falco peregrinus isolate bFalPer1 chromosome 7, bFalPer1.pri, whole genome shotgun sequence includes these proteins:
- the PNISR gene encoding arginine/serine-rich protein PNISR isoform X2 yields the protein MWDQGGQPWQQWPLNQQQWMQSFQHQQDPSQIDWAALAQAWIAQREASGQQSVVEQQGMMPNGQDISGIESGTNNHNNFQGDPNFNRMWQPEWGMPHQPPHPPPDQQWMAPTPGQMEIVPPSEDSNSQDSGEFAPDNRHIFNQNNHNFGGPPDNFAMGPVNQFDYQHGAAFGPPQGGFHPPYWQPGPPGPPGPPAPPAPPQNRRERPSFRDRQRSPIAMPVKQEPPQIDAVKRRTLPAWIREGLEKMEREKQKKLEKERMEQQRSQMSKKEKKESEAEEGDGPRLPQKSKFDSDEEDEDAENTEAVSVGKISRSPSPAPQEEQSEPEMTEEEKEYQMMMLTKTLLTEILLDVTNEEIYYVAKDVHRKATKAPAKQLAQSSALASLTGLGGLGGYGSGDSEDERSDRGSESSDTDDEELRHRIRQKQEAFWRKEREQQLLLEKQLEEKLQNEKVSKEMNEFINKEQNSNSASQEAKEIEADTGHEKKRSPNAIILDAELKKEGKERLGRSGSRSSSSGSTSSNSRSSSSSSTVSSSSYSTSSGSSRSSSRSSSPKRKKRHSRSRTPSHKVRRSRSRSYSHRNRRERSRSREKTRERRRSSRNHSAERGERRRNRSPSRERSWDRRRSSSRSRDRRANRASRSRSRDRRKTEDQRRSPTGNRHKHKSEGKDQERKKEQGGGVDKDRKKNRERERDQEKRKEKPKKEEKESKAGNHDDSRLKRKRDSERTFSRSDSICVKIIRQDSRQESKKITTKDSKKRSGSESSARSSSESPGSSKEKKAKKSKHIRSCSMEKSQRSGKKASRKHKSKSRSRSMTPLRRKR from the exons ATGTGGGATCAAGGTGGACAACCTTGGCAGCAATGGCCTTTGAACCAACAGCAGTGGATGCAGTCATTTCAGCACCAGCAAGACCCAA GCCAGATTGACTGGGCTGCATTAGCTCAAGCATGGATTGCTCAGCGAGAAGCCTCAGGGCAACAGAGTGTAGTGGAACAACAAGGAATGATGCCAAATGGACAGGATATTTCAGGAATAGAGTCTGGTACAAACAACCATAATAATTTTCAGGGGGATCCCAACTTCAACAGAATGTGGCAGccag AATGGGGAATGCCTCACCAACCCCCTCACCCACCTCCAGATCAGCAGTGGATGGCTCCAACCCCAGGTCAAATGGAAATCGTTCCTCCATCTGAAGACAGCAACAGTCAGGACAGTGGGGAATTTGCTCCTGACAACAGGCATATATTTAACCAGAACAATCACAACTTTGGGGGACCTCCTGATAACTTTGCAATGGGGCCAGTGAACCAGTTTGACTATCAG CATGGGGCTGCTTTTGGTCCACCTCAAGGTGGATTTCATCCACCTTATTGGCAGCCAGGACCACCAGGGCCACCAGGtccaccagcacctcctgcaCCTCCTCAAAATCGAAGGGAAAGACCCTCATTCAGAGACAGACAGCGTTCACCTATTGCGATGCCTGTGAAGCAGGAGCCTCCACAGATTG ATGCTGTGAAGCGTAGAACTTTGCCTGCCTGGATTCGTGAGGGCCTGGAAAAGATGGAAcgagaaaaacagaaaaaattggaaaaagaGAGGATGGAACAGCAACGTTCACAGAtgtctaaaaaagaaaaaaaggaaagtgaggCTGAAGAAGGGGATGGCCCACGGTTACCTCAGAAAAGTAAATTT GACAGTGATGAGGAAGATGAAGatgctgaaaacacagaagctgTAAGTGTTGGGAAAATCAGTAGGAGTCCATCCCCGGCTCCCCAAGAGGAGCAGAGTGAACCAGAAatgacagaagaagaaaaggagtatCAAATG ATGATGCTGACAAAAACGCTGCTGACAGAGATTCTCTTAGATGTcacaaatgaagaaatttaTTATGTGGCCAAAGATGTTCACCGTAAAGCAACTAAAG CTCCTGCAAAACAGCTGGCACAGTCCAGTGCACTGGCTTCCCTCACTGGACTCG GTGGACTGGGTGGTTATGGATCAGGAGACAGTGAAGATGAGAGGAGTGACAGAGGCTCTGAATCATCTGATACTGATGATGAGGAATTACGACACAGAATCAGGCAAAAACAGGAAGCATTttggagaaaagagagagaacagcaaCTACTACTAGAAAAACAGCTAGAAG aaaagctacaaaatgaaaaagtttcaAAAGAGATGAATGAATTTatcaacaaagaacaaaacagtaacTCAGCATCACAGGAGGCAAAAGAAATTGAAGCAGATACAGgtcatgaaaagaaaagatctCCAAATGCAATTATACTTGATGCAGAACTCAAAAAAGAGGGTAAAGAGAGGCTAGGAAGGAGTGGGTCAAGAAGCTCTAGCAGTGGTAGCACTAGCAGCAATAGCAgaagcagtagcagcagcagcactgtatCTAGTTCATCCTATAGCACTAGCTCAGGTAGTAGTCGCAGCTCTTCGCGTTCTTCCTCTcctaaaaggaagaagagacaCAGTCGCAGTAGGACGCCTTCACATAAAGTTAGGCGCAGTAGAAGCAGGAGTTACTCCCACAGAAATAGGAGAGAGAGGAGTAGGAGCAGGGAGAAAACGAGGGAAAGGAGACGATCTAGTAGAAATCACAGtgctgaaagaggggagaggCGAAGAAACCGGAGTCCTTCGAGAGAGAGAAGCTGGGATAGACGTAGAAGTAGTAGCCGTTCAAGAGACAGGCGAGCTAACCGTGCAAGCCGCAGCAGAAGCAGGGATAGGCGTAAAACTGAAGACCAACGTAGAAGCCCTACTGGAAATAGGCACAAACATAAAAGTGAGGGTAAAGatcaagaaaggaagaaggagcagggcGGAGGTGTagataaagacagaaaaaaaaacagagaaagggagagagatcaggaaaaaagaaaagagaagcccaaaaaagaggaaaaagaaagtaaggCTGGCAATCATGACGACAGTagattaaagagaaaaagagacagcGAAAGAACTTTCTCTCGCAGTGATTCCATATGTGTGAAAATAATAAGACAGGATTCcagacaagaaagcaaaaaaattactacCAAAGATAGCAAAAAACGGTCAGGCTCCGAATCTAGTGCAAGGAGTAGTTCTGAATCACCAGGaagcagtaaagaaaagaaGGCTAAGAAATCGAAGCATATTCGGTCATGCTCCATGGAGAAATCTCAAAGGTCTGGTAAGAAGGCAAGCCGCAAACACAAGTCTAAGTCACGATCAAG atcaATGACTCCTCTTCGTCGTAAACGCTGA
- the PNISR gene encoding arginine/serine-rich protein PNISR isoform X1 — protein sequence MWDQGGQPWQQWPLNQQQWMQSFQHQQDPSQIDWAALAQAWIAQREASGQQSVVEQQGMMPNGQDISGIESGTNNHNNFQGDPNFNRMWQPEWGMPHQPPHPPPDQQWMAPTPGQMEIVPPSEDSNSQDSGEFAPDNRHIFNQNNHNFGGPPDNFAMGPVNQFDYQHGAAFGPPQGGFHPPYWQPGPPGPPGPPAPPAPPQNRRERPSFRDRQRSPIAMPVKQEPPQIDAVKRRTLPAWIREGLEKMEREKQKKLEKERMEQQRSQMSKKEKKESEAEEGDGPRLPQKSKFDSDEEDEDAENTEAVSVGKISRSPSPAPQEEQSEPEMTEEEKEYQMMMLTKTLLTEILLDVTNEEIYYVAKDVHRKATKAPAKQLAQSSALASLTGLGGLGGYGSGDSEDERSDRGSESSDTDDEELRHRIRQKQEAFWRKEREQQLLLEKQLEEEKLQNEKVSKEMNEFINKEQNSNSASQEAKEIEADTGHEKKRSPNAIILDAELKKEGKERLGRSGSRSSSSGSTSSNSRSSSSSSTVSSSSYSTSSGSSRSSSRSSSPKRKKRHSRSRTPSHKVRRSRSRSYSHRNRRERSRSREKTRERRRSSRNHSAERGERRRNRSPSRERSWDRRRSSSRSRDRRANRASRSRSRDRRKTEDQRRSPTGNRHKHKSEGKDQERKKEQGGGVDKDRKKNRERERDQEKRKEKPKKEEKESKAGNHDDSRLKRKRDSERTFSRSDSICVKIIRQDSRQESKKITTKDSKKRSGSESSARSSSESPGSSKEKKAKKSKHIRSCSMEKSQRSGKKASRKHKSKSRSRSMTPLRRKR from the exons ATGTGGGATCAAGGTGGACAACCTTGGCAGCAATGGCCTTTGAACCAACAGCAGTGGATGCAGTCATTTCAGCACCAGCAAGACCCAA GCCAGATTGACTGGGCTGCATTAGCTCAAGCATGGATTGCTCAGCGAGAAGCCTCAGGGCAACAGAGTGTAGTGGAACAACAAGGAATGATGCCAAATGGACAGGATATTTCAGGAATAGAGTCTGGTACAAACAACCATAATAATTTTCAGGGGGATCCCAACTTCAACAGAATGTGGCAGccag AATGGGGAATGCCTCACCAACCCCCTCACCCACCTCCAGATCAGCAGTGGATGGCTCCAACCCCAGGTCAAATGGAAATCGTTCCTCCATCTGAAGACAGCAACAGTCAGGACAGTGGGGAATTTGCTCCTGACAACAGGCATATATTTAACCAGAACAATCACAACTTTGGGGGACCTCCTGATAACTTTGCAATGGGGCCAGTGAACCAGTTTGACTATCAG CATGGGGCTGCTTTTGGTCCACCTCAAGGTGGATTTCATCCACCTTATTGGCAGCCAGGACCACCAGGGCCACCAGGtccaccagcacctcctgcaCCTCCTCAAAATCGAAGGGAAAGACCCTCATTCAGAGACAGACAGCGTTCACCTATTGCGATGCCTGTGAAGCAGGAGCCTCCACAGATTG ATGCTGTGAAGCGTAGAACTTTGCCTGCCTGGATTCGTGAGGGCCTGGAAAAGATGGAAcgagaaaaacagaaaaaattggaaaaagaGAGGATGGAACAGCAACGTTCACAGAtgtctaaaaaagaaaaaaaggaaagtgaggCTGAAGAAGGGGATGGCCCACGGTTACCTCAGAAAAGTAAATTT GACAGTGATGAGGAAGATGAAGatgctgaaaacacagaagctgTAAGTGTTGGGAAAATCAGTAGGAGTCCATCCCCGGCTCCCCAAGAGGAGCAGAGTGAACCAGAAatgacagaagaagaaaaggagtatCAAATG ATGATGCTGACAAAAACGCTGCTGACAGAGATTCTCTTAGATGTcacaaatgaagaaatttaTTATGTGGCCAAAGATGTTCACCGTAAAGCAACTAAAG CTCCTGCAAAACAGCTGGCACAGTCCAGTGCACTGGCTTCCCTCACTGGACTCG GTGGACTGGGTGGTTATGGATCAGGAGACAGTGAAGATGAGAGGAGTGACAGAGGCTCTGAATCATCTGATACTGATGATGAGGAATTACGACACAGAATCAGGCAAAAACAGGAAGCATTttggagaaaagagagagaacagcaaCTACTACTAGAAAAACAGCTAGAAG aagaaaagctacaaaatgaaaaagtttcaAAAGAGATGAATGAATTTatcaacaaagaacaaaacagtaacTCAGCATCACAGGAGGCAAAAGAAATTGAAGCAGATACAGgtcatgaaaagaaaagatctCCAAATGCAATTATACTTGATGCAGAACTCAAAAAAGAGGGTAAAGAGAGGCTAGGAAGGAGTGGGTCAAGAAGCTCTAGCAGTGGTAGCACTAGCAGCAATAGCAgaagcagtagcagcagcagcactgtatCTAGTTCATCCTATAGCACTAGCTCAGGTAGTAGTCGCAGCTCTTCGCGTTCTTCCTCTcctaaaaggaagaagagacaCAGTCGCAGTAGGACGCCTTCACATAAAGTTAGGCGCAGTAGAAGCAGGAGTTACTCCCACAGAAATAGGAGAGAGAGGAGTAGGAGCAGGGAGAAAACGAGGGAAAGGAGACGATCTAGTAGAAATCACAGtgctgaaagaggggagaggCGAAGAAACCGGAGTCCTTCGAGAGAGAGAAGCTGGGATAGACGTAGAAGTAGTAGCCGTTCAAGAGACAGGCGAGCTAACCGTGCAAGCCGCAGCAGAAGCAGGGATAGGCGTAAAACTGAAGACCAACGTAGAAGCCCTACTGGAAATAGGCACAAACATAAAAGTGAGGGTAAAGatcaagaaaggaagaaggagcagggcGGAGGTGTagataaagacagaaaaaaaaacagagaaagggagagagatcaggaaaaaagaaaagagaagcccaaaaaagaggaaaaagaaagtaaggCTGGCAATCATGACGACAGTagattaaagagaaaaagagacagcGAAAGAACTTTCTCTCGCAGTGATTCCATATGTGTGAAAATAATAAGACAGGATTCcagacaagaaagcaaaaaaattactacCAAAGATAGCAAAAAACGGTCAGGCTCCGAATCTAGTGCAAGGAGTAGTTCTGAATCACCAGGaagcagtaaagaaaagaaGGCTAAGAAATCGAAGCATATTCGGTCATGCTCCATGGAGAAATCTCAAAGGTCTGGTAAGAAGGCAAGCCGCAAACACAAGTCTAAGTCACGATCAAG atcaATGACTCCTCTTCGTCGTAAACGCTGA